In a genomic window of Caloenas nicobarica isolate bCalNic1 chromosome 1, bCalNic1.hap1, whole genome shotgun sequence:
- the LOC135984406 gene encoding GLIPR1-like protein 1: MRLWVAALALWPVLGAASKPLPPLPKITDKKFIEQCVSTHNKLRSGVQPPASNMRYMTWDAALARTARAWGKKCTVQHNTYLDKKHQCHPNFTSVGETLWLGNRKIFHVANAIKLFYDEVKYYNFSTQKCSKVCGHYFQVVWDISYKVGCAATLCKEVLGIRDAVIFICNYSPRYDFPRNPYIEGRSCSNCGKGDTCKNNLCRNPERDKIIYYSRWYPPWAFTVVCDEACIAVVVLRISLMFLAFVAVYFIKKHFTNIHVAT; this comes from the exons ATGAGGCTGTGGGTGGCGGCGCTGGCCTTGTGGCcggtgctgggggctgcaaGCAAGCCGTTGCCCCCCTTACCGAAAATCACGGATAAGAAGTTCATCGAGCAGTGCGTGAGCACGCACAACAAGCTCCGCTCCGGAGTGCAGCCGCCTGCCAGCAACATGCGCTACATG ACCTGGGATGCAGCTTTGGCAAGGACTGCAAGggcatgggggaaaaaatgcactgtTCAGCATAACACGTACTTAGATAAGAAACATCAGTGCCATCCTAACTTCACATCTGTTGGAGAGACTCTTTGGCTTGGAAATCGTAAAATATTCCATGTTGCTAATGCCATTAAATTGTTCTATGATGAGGTCAAATACTATAATTTCTCGACGCAGAAATGTAGTAAGGTTTGTGGTCATTACTTTCAG GTCGTTTGGGACATTTCATATAAAGTCGGTTGTGCTGCTACTCTATGTAAGGAAGTTTTAGGAATACGAGatgcagtaatttttatttgcaactATTCACCACG TTACGATTTTCCAAGAAATCCATATATAGAGGGAAGATCATGCAGTAATTGTGGAAAAGGGGACACCTGTAAAAATAACCTGTGTA gaAATCCAGAACGTGATAAAATTATCT ATTATTCAAGATGGTACCCCCCTTGGGCATTCACAGTTGTGTGCGATGAGGCTTGTATTGCTGTTGTAGTTTTGAGAATATCGCTGATGTTTCTTGCTTTCGTAGCCGTTTACTTTATCAAAAAACACTTTACAAACATCCATGTGGCCACGTAA
- the CCDC107 gene encoding coiled-coil domain-containing protein 107, translating to MVLSAVQQAVVSVVLVLCVFVAMPRIFGGGGGRAGRSPRGGKAGPGHYDPRQHRRGSPQTVPQVHLNPGNSDSYTYQNIQQMRNAMEKEIKNERTKGNGRELAFTLMPLYALGVGVFAAYKFLKMKSHEESVSKKEKSTEDKAKETEHQLLELEQHLAQTEKMLNSLLTQLDPLSNCVNALACEQKDEIMTQLQSIRRLMKESGLDKSENKMKGASHICTEKLEDLIQSFAEHSQEKEMDGREDDSNEDLLEDVDNDDKIEEHELCDECEILQFGPDEIEDQEMIKKDAIESEEIGLRRRNRYE from the exons ATGGTGCTGTCGGCGGTGCAGCAGGCGGTGGTCTCGGTGGTGCTGGTGCTCTGCGTCTTCGTCGCCATGCCCAGGATCTtcgggggagggggcgggcgggccggccGGTCTCCGCGGGGCGGCAAGGCCGGCCCCGGCCATTACGATCCCCGCCAGCACCGCAGAG GTAGTCCTCAGACAGTTCCTCAAGTTCACCTGAATCCAGGAAATTCTGACAGTTATACTTATCAGAATATTCAGCAGATGAGAAATGCAATggaaaaagagataaagaatGAGAGAACAAAGGGAAATGGTAGAGAGTTAGCCTTCACCCTCATGCCGTTGTATGCTCTTGGAGTGGGAGTGTTTGCAGCATACAAATTTCTTAAG ATGAAGTCACATGAAGAAAGTGtctccaaaaaggaaaaaagtacagaagacaaggcaaaggaaaCAG AGCATCAGCTTTTAGAACTGGAACAGCACCTTGcacagacagagaaaatgtTGAATTCTTTATTGACTCAGTTGGATCCACTATCAAACTG tGTTAATGCTTTAGCTTGTGAGCAGAAAGATGAAATAATGACACAGCTTCAATCAATTAGACGACTGATGAAAGAAAGTGGATTGGATAAATCAGAAAACAAGATGAAAG GTGCTAGCCACATTTGTACCGAAAAACTTGAAGATCTCATTCAGTCATTTGCTGAACATTctcaagagaaagaaatggatgGCAGAGAAGATGATAGTAATGAAGATTTGCTTGAAGATGTTGATAATGATGACAAAATAGAAGAGCATGAATTATGTGATGAATGTGAAATACTTCAGTTTGGGCCAGATGAGATAGAAGACCAAGAAATGATAAAGAAAGATGCCATTGAATCCGAAGAGATAGGACTGAGGAGACGTAATAGATATGAATGA